A genomic stretch from Gemmatimonadota bacterium includes:
- a CDS encoding aminotransferase class III-fold pyridoxal phosphate-dependent enzyme, producing the protein VVSVNRAVTPEIAFVRGQGSHVWDADGKEYIDYHAAFAPFILGHNDPDVNAAVAKILTAGATLMGSGTNPWEGHCAALIVKHVPSVEKVMLTNTGSEATYHAIRIARAHTGRNGVIVIQGGYNGWHNDVALNVMTPIDAIGPRVSPGEYKKVPLSAGVPNNALDDVHVVNFNDLNSVRWAMDQYDIAALILEPILQNIGIVHPQAGYLQELRDLCDARGVVLIFDEVKTGFRHAMGGYQSICGLMPDLSVFGKAIANGYPIGAIGGRASLMDYFVHKEPAKRVLIAGTYNAHPISCAGAISTMEKLASADFKQLYAMGEQLETELTTLFKESGIEVFISRQGSAFCVYFMDHAPVDWHDIAEHHDFALDEQYRRALIEKGIYHFPLATKQGSISFAHSRSDIDETLSKTRDVLQLL; encoded by the coding sequence GTAGTATCAGTCAACCGCGCTGTCACACCGGAAATCGCCTTTGTGCGCGGGCAGGGCAGCCATGTTTGGGATGCAGACGGCAAAGAATACATCGACTATCACGCGGCATTCGCGCCATTTATTCTCGGACACAACGATCCGGATGTAAACGCGGCAGTGGCAAAAATACTCACCGCTGGCGCAACACTGATGGGATCGGGCACCAATCCCTGGGAAGGACATTGCGCCGCATTAATTGTAAAACACGTCCCGTCCGTCGAAAAGGTCATGCTCACCAATACGGGATCGGAAGCCACCTATCACGCCATTCGAATCGCACGGGCGCACACGGGGCGCAATGGCGTCATCGTAATACAGGGAGGATACAACGGCTGGCACAACGACGTAGCGTTGAATGTCATGACGCCAATAGACGCAATCGGACCGCGGGTCTCACCGGGAGAATACAAAAAAGTACCGCTCTCTGCCGGCGTGCCCAATAACGCGTTAGACGATGTACATGTAGTAAATTTTAACGACCTCAACTCCGTGCGCTGGGCAATGGATCAGTACGATATTGCCGCACTGATTCTCGAGCCAATTTTGCAAAATATCGGCATCGTACACCCACAAGCGGGCTATTTACAGGAACTGCGCGATTTGTGCGATGCGCGAGGGGTTGTGCTAATATTCGACGAAGTAAAAACGGGATTTCGCCACGCAATGGGAGGCTATCAAAGCATATGTGGCCTCATGCCGGACCTGTCCGTATTTGGCAAAGCAATAGCCAATGGCTATCCCATTGGCGCGATTGGCGGACGGGCATCGCTCATGGATTATTTTGTCCACAAAGAGCCCGCAAAGCGCGTGTTAATCGCCGGAACTTACAACGCCCATCCCATATCATGCGCGGGCGCCATTTCCACAATGGAAAAACTCGCATCGGCAGATTTTAAACAACTTTACGCAATGGGCGAACAGTTAGAGACGGAATTGACCACATTATTCAAAGAATCCGGAATAGAAGTGTTCATTTCCCGACAGGGATCGGCTTTTTGCGTTTATTTTATGGACCACGCGCCCGTTGATTGGCACGATATTGCCGAACACCACGATTTCGCGCTTGACGAACAGTATCGTCGCGCATTGATTGAAAAGGGCATCTATCACTTTCCACTGGCAACCAAGCAAGGCAGTATTTCGTTTGCACATTCACGATCAGATATAGATGAAACGCTCTCAAAAACGCGAGACGTTCTTCAATTACTTTGA
- a CDS encoding alkaline phosphatase family protein, with product MESPAKKAIVIGMDGASMEIVKNLADWGHMPNIAKLMERGAWRPMIGVFPTLTPPGWTAIATGSWPGNHEVMDFNIRALGKRLDQTVWGINTELSKSEYIWNTYERAGKMPILVKWEMSWPPTVTTGIQVEGTGPGVSNHHQVAGYHLFVGGKWAPRRLVVQRDPETLDPSALQTVSEFDPVTLKAADGWTALPDSEKPPLEVEMVITPLARGRAPMNRGKKGTPKPFYGLIYATTAKGYDRISVCSTRDGDSKVCDLGVGEWSDWWLDTFEIDGEQVSGYVQMKLIALTENADMFELFVPQIWPPDDYTKPASIAREIDENVGNFLQNPGRDALGVIDDDTYFELLEFHHQRLADVAQYLTESRSWDLLMIETHASDYTSHFFLGQADPTSGAEQSVLERSREGVFRTYQSIDRMIGRIVDDIADDDTVVAVVADHGGTSNQFPAVNIRKVLTETGFVKYHENGQIDWSKTRACDVGLVHIFINLEGREPDGIVSQDDYETVRRELIAALMEYKDEATGRHPFALALSRENAEMVNLWSDLVGDVVYALHPEFDGAHGKQLPSVSFGMAGQHSTFVIAGAGIKQTGMLTKQVRSIDVAPTICYLTGVPMPMQVEGGVVYEALEDPDWHIK from the coding sequence ATGGAAAGTCCAGCAAAAAAGGCAATTGTCATAGGGATGGATGGGGCGAGCATGGAAATTGTAAAAAACCTGGCCGACTGGGGGCACATGCCCAATATCGCAAAGCTCATGGAACGCGGGGCCTGGCGCCCCATGATTGGCGTATTTCCCACCCTCACGCCGCCGGGATGGACAGCTATAGCCACGGGATCGTGGCCCGGCAATCACGAAGTAATGGATTTTAACATCCGCGCCCTGGGCAAACGACTGGACCAGACCGTCTGGGGCATCAATACGGAACTATCCAAATCCGAATACATCTGGAATACTTATGAGCGTGCGGGTAAAATGCCGATTCTGGTCAAATGGGAAATGTCGTGGCCGCCCACAGTAACGACCGGGATCCAGGTAGAAGGCACGGGACCCGGTGTATCCAATCACCATCAGGTCGCGGGCTATCACTTATTTGTAGGAGGCAAGTGGGCACCTCGACGACTGGTCGTACAGCGCGACCCCGAAACACTGGACCCGAGCGCCCTGCAAACCGTATCGGAATTTGACCCCGTCACCCTCAAAGCGGCAGATGGATGGACAGCACTGCCCGACTCCGAAAAGCCACCGCTCGAAGTCGAAATGGTGATCACACCCTTGGCGCGCGGACGCGCGCCCATGAACCGGGGAAAGAAAGGCACGCCCAAACCATTTTACGGTTTGATCTATGCGACAACCGCAAAGGGATACGATCGCATATCCGTCTGTAGCACGCGAGACGGAGATTCAAAAGTGTGTGACCTCGGCGTGGGCGAATGGAGCGATTGGTGGCTCGACACATTTGAAATAGACGGCGAACAGGTAAGCGGCTACGTACAGATGAAATTGATCGCACTGACCGAAAATGCCGATATGTTCGAGCTATTCGTACCGCAAATCTGGCCGCCTGACGACTATACCAAACCGGCGTCAATCGCGCGGGAAATAGACGAAAACGTCGGTAATTTCTTGCAAAACCCCGGCCGCGATGCCCTGGGCGTAATTGACGATGACACGTATTTTGAATTGCTGGAGTTCCACCACCAGCGACTGGCCGATGTGGCGCAATACCTGACGGAATCTCGCTCGTGGGATCTACTGATGATTGAAACGCACGCTTCGGATTATACGAGCCACTTCTTCCTCGGACAGGCCGATCCCACCAGCGGTGCCGAGCAATCGGTTCTCGAGCGGTCGCGCGAAGGCGTCTTCCGCACCTATCAGTCAATTGATCGCATGATCGGGCGCATCGTTGACGATATTGCCGACGACGATACCGTCGTCGCAGTGGTAGCCGATCACGGCGGCACATCCAATCAATTCCCCGCAGTCAACATCCGCAAAGTCCTCACAGAAACGGGATTTGTGAAATACCACGAAAATGGACAAATCGACTGGAGCAAAACGCGCGCATGCGACGTGGGATTGGTCCATATCTTCATCAATCTGGAAGGACGCGAACCCGACGGGATTGTTTCCCAGGACGATTACGAAACCGTGCGCCGAGAGCTAATCGCCGCGCTGATGGAATACAAAGACGAAGCCACCGGACGCCACCCCTTCGCGCTAGCTCTGAGCCGCGAAAATGCCGAAATGGTCAACTTGTGGAGCGACCTGGTCGGCGATGTGGTCTATGCACTGCATCCCGAATTTGACGGTGCTCACGGCAAGCAATTGCCCTCGGTGAGCTTTGGCATGGCCGGGCAGCATTCGACATTTGTGATTGCAGGCGCGGGGATTAAGCAGACCGGCATGCTCACAAAACAAGTGCGCTCAATCGATGTCGCCCCCACAATCTGTTATCTCACCGGAGTACCCATGCCGATGCAGGTCGAAGGCGGCGTGGTCTATGAAGCCCTCGAAGATCCCGATTGGCATATAAAATAA
- a CDS encoding Gfo/Idh/MocA family oxidoreductase gives MIGVAIQGAGNVSTEHIKAYENNPHTRVVAIGSRTMESAQKKAIACGMDCELFDSYDRMLAHPGVDLVSICTPPDLHAAETIAAAEAGKHILIEKPVALNPDELHAMDAAVQKAGVKTVVSFVLRWNPMVLSIKQVIEKGWIGQPLLVQADYWHGPTHQRPKKFEKPGWNPMTAGAIVHGGCHAMDAARYVLDNDPIVQVSGVSARNSSHPETYLATTAAAVQFERGTAGKISGSTEFFMPYVFNLEVFGDEGIIRNNRFYTKQIPGQRDLSEIPTVLPDSGAVSHHPFQEMIDHFIDCITTDVESHDNLSVAVNTHLACFAAEASARDRGTPVHL, from the coding sequence ATGATCGGAGTAGCAATTCAAGGCGCGGGAAATGTATCCACCGAACATATCAAAGCATACGAGAATAACCCCCATACCCGGGTCGTAGCCATTGGCAGTCGCACAATGGAAAGCGCGCAAAAAAAGGCCATCGCCTGCGGTATGGATTGTGAACTATTCGACTCTTACGACCGCATGCTCGCCCATCCCGGCGTGGATCTGGTATCGATTTGCACACCCCCTGATTTACACGCAGCAGAAACCATCGCAGCAGCCGAAGCTGGCAAACACATCCTGATCGAAAAACCCGTAGCCCTGAACCCCGACGAACTACACGCCATGGATGCAGCGGTTCAAAAAGCCGGGGTAAAAACCGTCGTAAGCTTTGTCCTGCGGTGGAACCCGATGGTCCTATCCATCAAACAAGTCATTGAAAAGGGATGGATCGGACAGCCACTTCTCGTACAGGCCGACTACTGGCACGGGCCAACCCATCAGCGCCCCAAAAAATTTGAAAAACCCGGATGGAATCCCATGACTGCCGGGGCTATTGTACACGGAGGCTGTCACGCAATGGATGCTGCGCGATATGTGCTGGATAATGACCCCATCGTTCAAGTATCCGGAGTATCCGCCCGCAATTCCAGTCATCCCGAAACATATCTCGCAACAACCGCAGCCGCGGTTCAGTTTGAGCGCGGCACCGCGGGAAAAATTTCCGGATCGACCGAATTTTTCATGCCCTATGTATTCAATCTGGAAGTGTTTGGCGACGAAGGCATAATCCGCAACAATCGGTTTTATACAAAACAAATCCCAGGACAACGCGACCTATCTGAAATACCAACCGTATTGCCAGACAGCGGCGCTGTATCACACCATCCCTTCCAGGAAATGATCGACCACTTCATCGACTGTATCACAACCGACGTGGAATCCCACGATAATCTATCCGTAGCGGTCAATACCCATCTGGCCTGCTTCGCCGCTGAAGCATCCGCACGGGATCGGGGTACGCCAGTTCATCTATAG
- a CDS encoding Gfo/Idh/MocA family oxidoreductase has translation MTSDQTLKIGLVGCGGLGSRHAANVESIAGAELVAVCDHQRASAEALSDKLASQPAVYDNHRTMLSAQSPDVVLVVTPNFVHSPITVDAATAGAHVFCEKPMALTIEDCDAMIEAADNAGVFLMIGYVRRFQNAYREMKRLIDKGQIGEVRMAHTVRLGTGAPGGVAGWQLDKERYGGLFSMHSHELDQLTWMAGDVRAVQAVMRYDDASHNTVEESIFINLEFSSGAIGSLSSSRIYPGGSYELGVAGTEGSVKITSGTGAQLTLNRVGEKPEHMTYERNNGLLEEMTYFLKCIRTGEQPQSNGHDGRRTIAISLAAHESARTGEKVKVQGYS, from the coding sequence ATGACATCCGACCAAACGCTCAAAATAGGACTCGTCGGCTGTGGAGGACTGGGATCGCGACACGCCGCCAACGTAGAGAGTATAGCAGGTGCAGAACTCGTGGCAGTTTGCGACCATCAACGGGCTTCGGCAGAGGCTCTATCTGACAAACTCGCGTCCCAACCAGCTGTTTACGACAATCACCGAACCATGCTATCGGCGCAATCTCCAGACGTCGTACTGGTAGTAACACCCAATTTTGTACACAGCCCCATTACAGTCGATGCCGCCACAGCAGGCGCGCATGTCTTCTGCGAAAAACCCATGGCACTCACAATTGAAGATTGCGACGCGATGATTGAAGCTGCTGATAACGCGGGTGTTTTTTTAATGATCGGATATGTGCGGCGATTTCAAAATGCCTACCGCGAAATGAAACGATTAATCGATAAAGGACAAATTGGCGAGGTGCGCATGGCGCATACCGTACGTTTGGGCACAGGCGCACCTGGGGGCGTAGCGGGATGGCAATTGGATAAGGAGAGATACGGCGGGCTTTTTTCAATGCACAGCCACGAACTGGATCAACTCACCTGGATGGCCGGCGATGTGCGCGCTGTTCAGGCTGTGATGAGATACGACGATGCGTCACATAACACCGTAGAGGAAAGTATCTTTATCAATTTGGAATTCAGTTCAGGCGCAATCGGGTCTTTGAGCAGCAGCCGAATTTATCCAGGTGGAAGCTATGAACTGGGCGTAGCTGGCACCGAAGGCTCAGTGAAAATTACCAGCGGAACAGGCGCGCAACTCACACTCAACCGGGTAGGCGAAAAACCCGAACACATGACTTATGAGAGGAACAATGGCCTGCTGGAAGAAATGACCTATTTTTTAAAGTGTATCCGCACAGGCGAACAACCACAGTCCAACGGCCACGACGGCAGACGCACCATTGCGATTTCCCTCGCCGCCCATGAATCTGCGCGCACAGGTGAAAAAGTAAAAGTACAGGGATATAGTTGA
- a CDS encoding haloacid dehalogenase type II, with protein MAKFEQVQALTFDLFGTILDLGGSLTPFIDEMLREKGSDTTAEQFWQQWRYRQRLEQFQDTIMMLGHGGYLETVRRAFVYVLALNKIEMSKEEVQTFFACWQELSPFPEVRAGLEKLTTRYKLVGLSNGDPAFLDHLAKNRIQWDFDAVISVTTMGAFKPHPAVYRRAAQILGLEVGECMMVSANSFDVVGARACGMRGAYVNRYNLPYEDSPYRTDVTVADFTELAEAIA; from the coding sequence ATGGCAAAATTTGAACAAGTACAGGCATTGACATTTGACCTATTTGGCACGATTTTGGATCTGGGTGGCAGCTTGACGCCATTTATCGACGAAATGCTTCGAGAAAAAGGATCCGACACCACAGCAGAACAGTTCTGGCAGCAATGGCGCTATCGTCAACGCCTGGAGCAATTTCAGGACACAATCATGATGCTCGGGCACGGAGGCTACCTGGAGACAGTGCGGCGTGCATTTGTATATGTGCTCGCCCTGAATAAAATTGAAATGTCAAAAGAGGAAGTACAGACATTCTTTGCATGCTGGCAGGAATTATCGCCCTTTCCAGAAGTCAGAGCAGGGCTGGAGAAATTGACCACGCGTTACAAACTCGTCGGACTATCCAACGGCGACCCCGCCTTTCTCGATCACCTGGCGAAAAACCGAATCCAGTGGGATTTCGACGCCGTCATCTCCGTAACGACAATGGGCGCATTCAAGCCACATCCCGCCGTGTATCGCCGCGCCGCGCAAATCCTGGGACTGGAAGTAGGCGAATGCATGATGGTATCGGCCAACTCGTTTGATGTGGTAGGCGCCCGCGCCTGCGGTATGCGAGGTGCATACGTAAACCGCTATAACCTGCCCTACGAAGACTCCCCGTATCGCACAGATGTAACCGTCGCCGATTTTACAGAATTGGCCGAAGCAATCGCATAA
- a CDS encoding carboxylate-amine ligase, which yields MDKDLKITLGVEEEFFLVAPNTRDLVADPDPGILAVCEKNSGPHKVVTEFLRSQIETNTRVCTSIAEVRTALIETRRIVIDAAVKYGAALMAASTHPFASWSAQTPTPQKRYEEFEVTYQESVRRLLIGGMHIHASFGNPDERIRVMTALRRYLPLLHALSTSSPFSGGNLTGFKSYRLNLFSALPRTGLPGALYSQAEYEQLVEDYQRLNFIGDGSELWWDIRPGNAYPTVEIRICDTCSHIEDAVCIVALYASLIRMLLRQARAGTLPPEPRTEIIAENRWLAQRYGVFAFLGDTRDGGRMDIDDYAHGLIEQLTDDARALDCEDELHRVSEIIRDGSSADRQVDHFRICRLEGATEIEALRAVVDLLIAETREGIDKV from the coding sequence ATGGATAAAGACCTCAAAATCACCCTCGGCGTCGAAGAAGAATTCTTTCTCGTTGCCCCCAACACCCGCGACCTCGTTGCCGATCCCGACCCGGGCATCCTCGCCGTTTGCGAAAAGAACAGCGGACCGCACAAAGTAGTGACGGAATTTCTGCGCTCCCAAATAGAGACCAACACCCGCGTCTGCACATCAATAGCCGAAGTCCGCACAGCACTGATAGAGACCCGTCGGATAGTCATTGATGCCGCTGTAAAATACGGTGCCGCATTGATGGCTGCCTCCACCCATCCCTTCGCGTCGTGGTCAGCACAGACGCCCACACCACAAAAGCGCTATGAGGAATTTGAAGTCACGTACCAGGAATCCGTGCGGCGATTGCTCATCGGAGGCATGCATATCCACGCCAGCTTCGGGAACCCAGATGAACGCATCCGCGTCATGACCGCACTTCGCCGGTACCTGCCCCTGCTCCACGCGCTATCCACCTCGTCGCCGTTCAGCGGCGGAAACCTCACCGGCTTCAAGTCCTATCGCCTGAACCTCTTCAGTGCCCTCCCGCGCACCGGCCTTCCCGGGGCCCTGTATTCTCAAGCAGAATACGAGCAACTCGTAGAAGACTACCAGCGCCTGAACTTTATCGGAGACGGCAGTGAACTCTGGTGGGACATCCGCCCCGGCAACGCTTATCCAACAGTAGAAATACGCATCTGCGACACCTGTTCGCACATCGAAGACGCAGTATGCATAGTCGCACTCTACGCATCTCTCATCCGCATGCTGCTGCGGCAGGCGCGGGCAGGCACCCTGCCTCCTGAGCCACGCACCGAAATCATCGCCGAAAATCGCTGGCTTGCACAGCGCTACGGGGTATTTGCGTTCCTGGGTGATACGCGAGACGGAGGGCGCATGGACATCGACGACTACGCACACGGACTAATTGAACAATTGACCGACGACGCCCGAGCACTCGACTGCGAAGACGAATTACACCGCGTATCCGAAATCATCCGCGACGGCAGCAGCGCGGACCGACAGGTTGACCATTTTCGCATCTGCCGCCTGGAGGGTGCCACTGAAATAGAGGCATTGCGCGCCGTCGTCGATCTGCTCATTGCCGAAACCCGAGAGGGAATTGATAAAGTCTGA